The following is a genomic window from Egibacteraceae bacterium.
GCGAGGTAGGCGAGCTCGTCCGGATCGGACGGCAGCCGCCCGAGGAGCTCGTCGGGCGCTCCCAGGCCCGCGAGGTAGGGCACGAGCAGGTCGCGCAGCTGGGCGGCACGGGCACGGTCGCTCGCCGCGGCACAGCCCTCCGCCAGCAGCTCGACGCGTGCCTTGAGGTACGGCGTCCCCGGCACGAGCTCCTGCACGCGGAAGCGCTGCACGCCCCGGGTGAGGATGTCCGACCGGCCGTCGGCCAGGGGCGTGACCGACTCGATCTGTGCGACCGTGCCGACCTCGAAGATCTCGGCACAGCCGCCGACCTCCTTGCCGGCCTGGATCGCCACGACCCCAAAGCGCCGGTCGGCGGCGAGGCAGT
Proteins encoded in this region:
- a CDS encoding LON peptidase substrate-binding domain-containing protein — protein: MELPLFPLHVVLFPGRPLPLHVFEPRYRTMLEDCLAADRRFGVVAIQAGKEVGGCAEIFEVGTVAQIESVTPLADGRSDILTRGVQRFRVQELVPGTPYLKARVELLAEGCAAASDRARAAQLRDLLVPYLAGLGAPDELLGRLPSDPDELAYLAAAALQTEVPDQQRLLELDSTGTRLAATLAMLRREASLMRHFGRVGSLRPAGPNGAQLN